The segment ACTCGAGGGCCTCCGCTCGGGTGAGCATGCAGACGAGACCGGTGCAAGACAGGCGAGGATGACGGCAGCCCTGCGACCCGAGTCGTCCCTCATGGTTCTCTCCAACCGCGCGGCGTTCGGTTCGGCAAGTCTATACTCCTCGCGCCATGCACGTCCTCCACGCGGACGCTCCCTTCCGGAACTCGGTCACGCAGGCCGTCCGCGAGCTCGAAAAGACAACCGCCGCCGAGGTCGTCGTCGTCCTCGCCGTGCGCTCGGGGTCGTACCGCGACGTCGCGTATGCCACCGGTGCCGCCGTCGCGTGGGCGACGCTGCTCTTCTTCATCTTCAGTCCGGCCACGTACTCGCCGCTCTGGGTCCCCGTCGAGATGGCAGCGCTCTTCGCCGCCGCGGCGTGGCTCGTCCATCGAACCCCCGCGCTCGCGCGCCTGCTGACGTCGACGAAGCGCCGCGAGGCCCAGGTCGCCCAGGCGGCCCAGGCGGCGTTCGTCGAGGAACGCGTCGATCGCACCCGCGAGCGCACGGGAATCCTCGTCTACGTCTCCCTACTCGAACGGCGCATCGAGATCCTCCCCGACGCGGGGATCGACGGACGCGTCGCACCCGGAACGTGGAGCCCCGTCGACGTCCGCACGGGCGACGACGTCCTGCGCGAGCTGAAGCGGATCGGCGAGGTCCTCGCGCAGAAGGTCCCGCCGACCGGTGCCAACCCCGACGAGCTCCCCGACGCCCCACGGATCCGCGGATGAGACGGCGCTGGCCGCTCCTGCTCCTCGCGATTCTCGCGGCGAGCGAAGCGCTCGCTCGTCTGGGCGGCGGCGAGGGGTACTCGGGCGGCGGATCCTCGGGCGGAGGAGGGGGCGGTGGCGACGACGGCTTCGCGGTCTACGCGATCGTGCGTCTGCTGCTCTGGCTCGTCTTCCGGCACCCGCTGATCGGGATCCCCCTCGTGATCCTCGCGATCGTCGTCTTCGTGAAGATGAAGGCGGCGGGGAACTTCCAGGTCGCCTACGAGCCGGTCGTCCTGCGCACGGCCCCGCCGTCGCGCCCCGCCCCGGCGCAGCTGGACACGCTCCGTCAGGCCGACAGGAACTTCTCCGAGCCGGTCTTCCTCGACTTCGCGCAGCTCGTGTATGTCCGTGCGCAGGGAGCGCGACCGGGGAGCCGTGCCGAGATCGCCCAGCCGTGGATCGCCGAGGAGGCGCTGCCGATCCTCTTCGCGCGCCCCGAGGGGCTCGAGCAGGTCCGGGACGTCATCTTCGGGAAGACGGCGCCGTCCGGCTATCGGAGAGAGGAGGGGTTCGACCTCCTCGACGTGGACTTCGAGACGAATCTCACCGAGGTCCGCCAGGGACACGAACGCCAGCTCCTGCTCAAGGACCGCTGGACGTTCCGCCGGAAAGCGGGCGCGCTCTCCCCCGTCCCCGAACGGATGCGCGCTCTCGGCTGCGCCGGGTGCGGCTCGACCCTCGAGCCCAAGCCCGACGGCTCGTGCCCTAGCTGCGGCGCACCGCGCACGCGAGGCCTCCTGCAGTGGGAGGTCGCCAAGATCCTCCCCCTGGATCGACGGACGGTCGAGCCCCCGTCGCTCATGCTCGGGGGCGGCGTCGAGCCGGGGACGAACCTCCCGACGCGCTTCGACCCACGCCTGGGCGCGATGCGTCGCGACTTCGAGTCGCGCCATCCCGAGTTCTCGTGGGAGGTCTTCGACGCGCGCGCCCGCGAGACGTTCCTTCGGCTGCAGGACGCGTGGTCGAAGGGAAGCTGGGAGCTCGCCCGGCCGTACGAAACCGACGCGTTGTTCCAGTCGCACCGATTCTGGGTCGAGCGGTACAAGCGGTTCGGCCTCGTGAATCACCTCGAGGGGACGACGATCTCGCGCGTGGACGTCGCAAAGGTCGGCTTCGACGCCTTCTACGAGTCGATCACGGTGCGGATCTTCGCGACGATGCGCGACTGGACCGAGGACGCGTCGGGGAAGGTCGTCGGCGGGAGCAAGACGCTGCCGCGCACGTTTTCCGAGTACTGGACGTTCCTGCGCGCGGTCGGCGCGACCCGCAAGGTGCCGGGCGGTGCCGAGAGCTGCCCCTCGTGCGGCGCGCCGCTCGACAGGATCAACATGGCCGGCGTCTGCGAGTACTGCGGCTCGAAGCTCACGACCGGGGAGTTCGACTGGGTCGTGTCGCGGATCGAGCAGGACGACGCGTACGGGGGTTAATTAGGGACAGGCACCAACTCCTTCGCCGGCTCAGCGTCCGTCGGCCTGCGCGAGCGCCCGTTCCAGCAGCTCCGACAGGTCCATGCGTTCCGCTGCGGCGACGAGGTACGGCCGATCGATGTGCTCACCGGTGACCCTCAGGACCGACAACACGTCCCCCCATTGGCGGTCCGACGATTCGTTCCCGAGCCGATACCAACGCAGTTTCTGGAGGACGATGTCCTCAGGCTGATAGACGAACAGAAAGCGATCGGGATCGACCGCGACGCGAACCTTCCGTCGCCGCCGCATCTGCTCTTGGTCCACGGCGTGATCGCGGAGCACGAACAGGTCGACCTTCATCCCGGACTCGAGGTGGATCAGGTTCGCGCTCGATCGTTCGCGGACCGCGCGAACCAGAGCTTCGCGGTCGACATAGAAGCCTTCCCCTAGCAGCCACACCAGCGCTTCGATCTTCCCCTCGTCGAGCCGGACGACCATGTCGACGTCCATCGTCGATCGCGGGACCCCGCTCAGCGAGGCAGCGACCGATCCGCCGACGAGGTACTCGACCCCCGCTCCTTCCAGGATCGCGCTGATGCGCAAGGCGACCTCGATCGGATCGGGGCTCATCACGGCGCGTCGAGGTGCGATCCGACCTCGGGGTAAGCGCGGCGGGCGAGGTCACCTCCGAGCCGCAGCACGGCCAGCCGCAGGAACACCTCGCGGTCCGAAGCGTTCGGGAATCGATGGCGAATTCCGGCGGCGGCGAACGTGTCGACCATTTGGCAGATCCCGGTCAACAACTCGGCCCGTTCCTCCGTCGACTTCCGGCGGATCAACTCGATCTGGATCCGCGCCGCCTCCGGCGAAGTGTCGAGATCGAGCCCGTGCCGGATGTCCTTCATGGTGCCGTCAGTTTCGCACGGGTCCGTGGGGTTCGGCTCATCCCCTCCCGCCCAGCCTCACCCTCAACCCAGCCCGAAGCGCCGCGATCGGATAGAGCGTCCCGCGCCAGACGATGCCGCCGCGTTTCCAGCAGAAATAGGCCGACCGGATCAGGGTCCACGCGATCACGAGGAAGCCCAGCGGGCCGAGGAGCAGCGGCACGATCTTGCGCCCGGTCCGCTGCTTGAGGACGAGCCCCGCCGCGAGCATCACGAGCACGACGGCGATGCCGATCGCGCGGACGGGCCAGTACGGTTGCGCGAGCGCGACGACAGGCCCCGGCAGCACCACCGCGATGAACGCGAGAAACGCGAACAATCGCGGGTACTGGTACATCGCGTACGCCCCGAAGGCGTTCTTCTCCAGGCCGCGGACCATCTGCCGGAGCGAGGCGTACCACTCGACCTCGACCTCCCCGAGGCCGATGGTGAATCCCCCCTTCGCTCCCGCGCGCTGCAGCATCAGCCCGAGGCCGACGTCGTCGAGGACCTCCATCTTCAACCACTCGAATCCGGGAGTGCGGTCGAACGCCGAGCGCCGCACGAGGTTGAACGCCCCGACGCCCACGTACGCGTCGGAGCCCTCGCGCCCCACGTCCACCGCGCGCGTGCCGACCATGAACCCGGTCGCGAAGGCGTTGTAGGCGACCTCCTGCCAGAAGTTCCGCGCGACGAGCTCCGGAGCGACGACGAAGTGGTCGAGGTTGCGCTCGACGACGTGGGCGACGGCCTTTCTCAACGCGCCCTGCTTGAAGTGGACGTCGGCGTCGGTGAAGAGGAGAAACTCCCCCGTCGCCTTCAGCGTCCCGCGATGGACCGCGTGGACCTTCCCGAGCCAGTGCGCCGGGAGCTCGGCCACGTGGATCGGCAGGATCCGCGCGTCGCGTGCGGCGAGGGCGTCCACGACGCGGCCGGTGCCGTCGGTCGATCGATCGTTCACGAGGACGATCTCGAGGTCGGGGTAGTCCTGCGCGAGCAGGCTCGAGAGGGCCGACTCGAGGTGCTCCTCCTCGTTGCACGCCGCGATCACGACGGACAGGCGCGGGTACCGCGCGGGCTCGGGCGGCGCGAGGTCCTTGAACCGCACGAAGCGCAGCGCGGTGTAGAGGCCGAAGATCGACACGCCGAGCCACAACAGGCCCGTGACGCCGCCCCAGATCGCGAACGCCGTCACGCGAGCTCGGGCTGCGCCGCGACGACCTCGATCAGCCCCCTGCAGAACGCCGGGAGGTCGTCGGGCTTGCGGCTCGACACCGACCAGCGGTCGACGACGACCGGGGCGTCGATCCAGAGGGCCCCGGCGTTCACGAGGTCGTCCTTGATCCCCGGTGAGCCCGTCACGCGAACGTCGCGATACACCCCGGCGCTGATCGGTATCCAACCTCCATGGCAGATCGCGGCGACGCAGCGGTTCGAGCCGGCGAGGGCGCGCACGATCGCCAGCACGGCCGGGTCGCGTCGGAGCTTGTCCGGCATCCAACCGCCCGGACAGATCACCGCGTCGAAATCCGCCGCATCGAGGGAGCCGACGGCGGCATCGGCGACGCAGGGATATCCGTGTTTCCCCGAGTATCGTCGGCCGGCCTCGGGACCGGCGACGACGACCGCCCCCCCGGCCTCCTGGACGCGGAGCTTTGGATACCAGAGCTCCAGATCCTCGTATTCGTCCCCGACCAGGACCAGAACCCGTCGCCCGCGCAGGTCCGCCATGACGCCTCCGTAAGCCGTCAGATTCTAAACGATTGAAGACAGACAACTTAGAAGTCTGAAACGAACACGAATCCAAGTTTCGGCAGCGCTCGTATTAATTGTCCAGGACGAGTGCCAAGTAAAACTGGACAAAATGTTGACAGACGATCACCTCCGGGTAGGATTGGCCTCACGCCTCGGAAGGAGTTCGCCATGGCGAGTTGGGAAATGCGTTCCGAATCGATCTACCCCCGGATCGAGGACGACGAGGACTACGGCGGTTTCCTGCCGGAGCCCGAGGAGCGCAAGCGCGAGCCGCGGTCGGCGGACGACCCGAGCCCGCAGACGTTGCTGCCGCTCTACCTCCGCGAGATGGGGGCGACCCCGCTCATCGACGACAAGATGGAGGTGCGCCTCGCGAGCCAGTTGAAGGAGGCTCGCCTCGCCCTCGCGAAACTCGCGATCCGGCTCCCCGCGTCGTGCCGCGACTACATCCTCGAAGGGGACGCGAAGGGCCCCCGCGCCGGCGCGACGTGGCCGATCGACCGCGTCGAGGTCTTCTGCACGCGGCTGCAGCGGTACGCGGCGGAGTTCCCCGAGCCGCGGGTCGTGAAGATCGCCAAGGACGCGAAGACCCACAAGGCCCGCCTCGACGAGGCGCGCCGCGCGATGATCCTCGCGAACCTGCGCCTGGTGGTGCACATCGCGAAGAAGTACCTGAACCACGGCCTCCCGTTCATGGATCTGATCCAGGAAGGGAACATCGGGCTCATGCGCGCCGTGGAGAAGTTCGAGCACGAGCGCGGAAACAAGTTCTCGACGTACGCGTTCTGGTGGATCAAGCAGGGGGTCGAGCGGGCGATCGCCGACAAGGCGAAGGTGATCCGGATCCCCGTCCACGTGAACGAGAAGATGAAGAAGGTGCGCCGGACCTCGCGCGAGATGGCGGAGACCCTCGGGAGGAAGCCGACGCCGGAGGAGATCGCGAAGGTCCTCGACCTTCCGGTCTCGGTGATCGACGAGGTCCTCGCGGTCGTTCAGGACCCGCAGCCCCTCGAGGATCGCGGCCCCGACGACCGCGGCTACGACCTCTCGAAGACGGTCCCGGACACGAGCCTGCGCTCGCCGATGGAGCTCACGGGCGAGCGCGAGCTCCGTGCGAAGGTGGAGGCGTCGCTCCGCGCGCTCGCCCCGCGCGAGGAGGAGATCCTCCGCCTGCGCTTCGGCATCGGCCGCGAGCAGGCGCTCACCCTCGAGGAGATCGGCCGCGTGCTCAAGCTGTCCCGCGAGCGGGTGCGCCAGATCGAGGCGGTCGCGCTCGGCAAGATCCAGAGCTCGACCGTCTGCAAGGACCTCAAGGAACTCTACGAAGCGTGAGCAGCGCCGCCTCGGGGGCGACCCCGAGGCGGAGCGGAATCCCTGAGACGCCCAGTCCACGGCTGACCACGAGCGTGGCGCCGCCGTGGAGGTAGAGCCCTTCGTCGAGCCGGTAGCGGCTCATCCTGACGAGCACCGGCAAGCCGGGGAAACGCACCTGCCCGCCGTGGGTGTGCCCGCTGAGAACGGCGGAAGCGCCCGCGGTCGAGGCCTCGAAGAAGGCGTCCGGGTTGTGCGACACGACGACGATCGGCGCCCGCGCATCGAGCGCACGGGCTGCGGCCAGCGTGTGGGCGAGCCTGGGTTTTCCGATGTTCCAGTCGTCGATCCCGGCGAGCAGCAGCGTTCCGTCGCCGCGGCGCACGACCGCCGCCTCGTTGTGGAGCGTGTGCACTCCGCAGGTTCTCAGGAAGGCCAGCACGCGCTCGGGCCGTCCGGTGTAGTGGTCGTGGTTTCCGAGGACGGCGAACGCGCCGAGCGGACCCTTCAGGCGTCGCAGCGCGGACGCGTGGGGCTCGATCTCGTCGATTCGGGTGGTGGCGAGATCGCCCCCGTGGACGACGACGTCCGGCGCGAGGGTGAGCAGCCGATCGAACGCCTCGGCGAGATCGTCGGGCGCGAGGAACGGCCCCGCGTGGACGTCGGAGACGAAGAGCACCCGCGCGCCGTCGAGGTCCGGGTGCAGGGCGCGCAACGGGAGGTCGGCCTCCTCCACCGAGAGCGCGCGGGAGAGGATCGCCCCGTAGGGGCGCGTCATCCCGGGCACGCGGGGGAAGACCCAGCGGCTCAACGCGTAGCTCGCGCGCCGTTCGAGCGAGCGGAACCAGCCGCCGACCGGATCCAGGAAGCGACGCGGCCGCGGGCGAGCCGGAAGCGCGGGCGGGAAGGCGACGTGACGCGGCGGGGACATCGATCGGCGACGCATTCGCCCCAATGTGGACGCCACGCGCCATAATCGCCAGCGTGGAAACACGGGTTCTGCCGCCGACGCCCGAGACGATCGCGCAAGCCGCAGCCGCACTGCGGCATGGGGATCTCGTCGGGATCCCGACCGAGACCGTCTACGGCCTCGCGGGGAACGCCCTCGACGCGCACGCCCTCGCGTCGATCTTCGCCGCGAAGGAGCGCCCTTCGTTCGACCCGCTCATCGTCCACATCGGCGGCGCGATCGACGCGACGGGGCTCGTGGACCTCTCGGCGTTCGGCGCGTGCGCCCGCGACCGCCTTCGCGCGCTCGTCGACGCGTTCTGGCCGGGGCCGCTGACCCTGGTCCTGCCGAAGACCCCGATGGTCCCCGACCTCGCCACGAGCGGCCTGGCGACGATCGCCCTTCGGGCGCCTTCGCATCCGGTGGCGCGCGCCCTGATCGCCGCGGCCGGCGTTCCGCTCGCCGCGCCGAGCGCGAACCGATTCGGCCGGATCAGCCCGACGACCGCCTCCGACGTCGTCCAGGAGTTGTGGGGACGGGTCTCGATGGTGATCGACGGGGGGCCCTGCGCCGTCGGCGTCGAGTCCACCGTCGTCGCGATCGATCCGGAGGGAGGGCTTCGGCTGCTGCGGCCGGGCGGGATCTCTCGGGAGTCGCTCATCGCGGTCACCGGCGCACCCGTCGCCGTCGTGCCGCGCGTGGTGGGCCCGGGCGCCCCCGCGCGCTCCCCGGGGATGCTCGAAAGCCACTATGCGCCCGTGAAACCCCTGCACCTGCTCCCGCGCGCGATCCTCGCGTTGAACGACGTGGAACGTCGCGAGCTGCTCCCCGCCGGCGCCGGAATCCTCGCCGCGTCGGGGGATGCCGAGGCGATCGCCGCCGCCTGCGCCGGGCCGCCCACGATTCTCCGCGTGCTCAGTCCCTCCGGCGACGCGGAGGAGGCGGCACGGAACCTCTTTGCGGCGTTGCGCGCCCTCGACGCTTCCGAGGCGACGACCCTCGTCACCGAGCCGTGGCCCGGCGAGGAGGGGCTCGGCTACGCGATCGCCGACCGCCTGCGCCGCGCCACCGCCGTCAAATAGGGACAGCAACCTATTCGCTAAATAGGGACAGTCCCTCTTTTCCAGCTCCGCGACGTGTGTCTTCGGAGCTGGAAAAGAGGGACTGTCCCTATTTAGCGAATAGGTTGCTGTCCCTATTTGTTGAGGACGTCCATGCCCTGGCGGAAGACGACGTCGGTGGGGACGTCCGAGGCGTTCACGGCGTCGAGCGTGGCCTTGAGCGAGCCGGTCGGCTGCGCGCCCTTCGGGAGGAACGCGAGCGATCCTTCGTAGTCGCCGTCCCCCTGCAGCCTGAGGATCTTCTCGGCGAGGCGGTCGACCGCCGCGCCCATCTTCTCGAAGTCGACGCGGTAGGCCCCGTCGGCGCCGCGCGTGAACGCCCCTTCCTTCTCGAGGAACTCGAATTGCGCGAGGTTCGCGCGCCCGTGCGCGCTCGACGCGCCGAAACGGACGGAGCGGAACAACCCCGCGACGAAGGTGACGTAGTTGTCCGCGAGCTCCCCGCCCTGCAGCTCGCCCATCTCGCGCAACTTCTTGACCATGTAGAGGCCGAGGACGTCCGCTTTCCCCTCCTCGAGGGCGCCGTACTGTTCCTTGAGCACCTCGCGGACGAACCCCGAGCCCCCCACCGTCTGTTTGATTCCGAGGCCGTGCGCGACCTCGTGGAACATCACGTTCGAGAAGAACGCGTCGAAGGTGACGTGCTTGCGCTGGTCGGCGACGATCACCCGCTCGGAGATCGGGACGAGGATCTTCTCGAACTTCGCCTGCATGGCGTTCTTGAGCTGCAGCCGGCGCGTCCCCTTCTTGAGCTGGACTTCCTCGTCGTTCGGGAGGTTGATGGCGATCGTCTTCGACCCGGCGTTGCAGTCCCCCGCGTAGAAGACCGCATCGTAGGCGTTCAGGTCGGACTCGGTGCCGGGCGTCTCCTTCTTGTAGTCGTCGGGGACGGGAAGGCCGCGCTGCAGGGCGGGGAGCAGCTGCGCATAACGCTCGAGCTTGCGACTCCACGCCCGGTCCTTGACGAGGACGTACCCCTCGTGCGCCGCGCGGATCCCGTAAAGCTGATCCTCGTACGTCTCGATCGGCCCGATCACGACGTCGACGACGTTGTTCTTCATCTCCATCCACGCGAAGTCGGACGGACGGTAGTCGTCGGTGAGCAGGGCCCTGGCCCGCAGCTCGAGGTACCGCTTCAGGCCGGGATCGTCGGCGAGCTTGGCGGCCTCGAGCAGGAGCGACGAGGCGCGGGCGACCTGCGGCGCGTACGCCTCGCGGTAAGGCACGGTGACGAGCTTTCCGGCGGGATCCCGGCGCACGACGGTGTACAGGCTCTTGAGCGCGGCTCCGCCGTCGGGGGCCGCCTTCACCGCCTCCTGGAACTGGGCGTCGGTCATGTCCGTCGGATAGAACCCCGCACCCGCGGGTTTCGCGCCCACGCCCTCGAGGAACGGCTTGTTGGCGTCGAGGCGGTCCCACGGGCCGTAGTTGATCTCGACGTACCGACGGAGTTCCGGGTCGGAGATCGACGCGAGCAGCGGCTGCCGGTCGCCGTACGCCTGCAGCCAGAAGATCGCGTCCATCTCCCGGCAGGCTTCGATCAGCAGCGGGAGCATCCGCCGCTCGTTGTCGGTCAACGCGCCGAGGTCGGTCGTCAGCGTGACCTCGGCGTAGGAAGCACGTCGGGGCGTCACCTTCTCTCCTCCAGCGGGAGCCGCGGGCTCGGGTTCCGGCGCCCCCGCGCATCCCGCGAGGACCAGCATCAACGTCAAGGACACGATCGTACGCATCGTCACCTCAGACCCACTCCCGCGCGGGGAGGAACTTCTCGGAGAGCTCCGCTTCGGGGGAACCGGGCTCCGGAGCCCAGTCGTAACGCCACATCACGAGCGGCGGCAGCGACATCAGGATCGACTCGGTCCGCCCTCCGGTCTGGAGCCCGAACAACGTGCCGCGGTCGTAGACGAGGTTGAACTCGACGTACCGCCCGCGGCGATACAGCTGGAAGTCGCGCTCGCGATCCCCCCACGGGGTCTCGCGCCGGCGACGCACGATCGGGAGGTACGCGGCGAGGTAGGTGTCGCCGACGGCGCGCGCGAAGGCGAAGCAGCGGTCGAAACCCCAGTCGTTGAGGTCGTCGAAGAACAACCCGCCGACCCCGCGCGCCTCATTGCGGTGCCTCAGGAAGAAGTATGCGTCGCACCACCGCTTGAATCGCGGGTGCACCTCGTCGCCGAACGGCGCGCACGCCTCCTTGGCGGCCCGGTGCCACGCCTTCACGTCCTCCTCGAAGGGGTAATACGGGGTCAGGTCGAAGCCGCCGCCGAACCACCAGACCGGATCGCTCCCCGGCTTTTCCGCAACGAGGAAACGGACGTTGCAGTGCGAGGTCGGGACGTAGGGGTTGCGGGGGTGCACGACGACCGAAACGCCCATCGCCTCGAACGACCGGCCGGCGAGCTCGGCGCGCTGCTCGGTCGCCGACGAAGGGAGCCGCGCGCCGCGGACGTGGGAGAACCCCACGCCGGCCTGCTCGAAGACGAATCCCCCCCGGAGGACCCGGGTCCGGCCCCCGCCCCCTTCGGCGCGCCGCCAGGTGTCCTCGCGAAAGCGGCCCGATCCGTCCTCGTCCTCGAACGCGGCGCAAAGTCGCTCCTGGAGCTCCCGGAGCCAGTCGAGGACGGCGGTGCGATCCATGCCGCCGGGCATTCTAGACGCCCCCCCGAGGGGAACTCTCGCGGTATAAGGGCGCCATGATGAGATTCCGCCGCTTGCTGGTGTGGACGGGGCTCGCCGTCGTCTCGCTTTCGGCCTGGGGCGGCCCCTCCCCGCTCGAGTCCACGCCGATCCATCGCCTGCCTCCGGTGGACGTCGCGACGCTGCTGGCGGAGGACGCCGCGCGGTCGGGGAAGGACGTGCCGCCGCGCGCGGGATTCCCGATGAAGACCGACCTCGAGCCGACCCGCGCCGCCAAGCTCGAGATTCTCGAGAACGGCGAGCGCCTCTGGCGGTTCCGGGTCCGCTCGGACGGCGCGATGTGGCTCGTCCTGGGGTTCGGGACCTTCCGGCTCCAGCCGGGGGCCCGACTGACCGTCCACGATCCGGGACTCCGCACGATCCACGGCCCGTACGACGCGTCGGACCAGCGGTCTCACGGACAGCTTTGGGTGCCTCCGGTTCCGGGGGACACCGCCGTGGTCGAGGTCCGGTGGCCGCACCCGCCCAAGGACGCGATCCAGCCGAACCTCCACCTGGGCACGGTCCTCCACGGCTATCGCAGCGTGTTCGGCATCGGCGACCCGACCGACCCGATCGAGCCCGACTCGGGGGCCTGCAACGTCGACCCGAACTGCCCCCTCGGCGCGAACTGGCAGGACGAGAAACGCGGCGTCGTGAACCTCCTCGACTCCGGCGGCGGGTACTGCAGCGGCTCCCTCATCACCAACACCGCCCGCGACTGTCGGAACTACGTGCTCACCGCGAACCACTGTCTGTCGAGCCAGAGCTCCGCCGCCGGGACGATCTTCCAGTTCAACTACGAGCGCCCGCAATGCGGCTCCGGGGTCGCGCCGACGAACCAGCAGGTCTCCGGCGCGTTCCTGCGGGCGACCTATTCCGCGAGCGACATGACCCTCCTCGAGATCGACGAGGAGATTCCCGAGGCGTACGGCGCGTACTACAACGGCTGGTCGCGCTCGACGACCGCGCCGACCGAGTCGTGGTGCATCCACCACCCGAACAACGACGAGAAGGCGATCACCTACAACGACGATCCCCTGATCGACGGCCAGAACTGGGGACCCGACCACTGGCGCATCTCCCAGTGGGAGCAGGGCACGACCGAGCCCGGCTCCTCCGGCTCGCCTCTGTTCGACCAGAGCTCCCGGATCGTCGGGCAGCTGCACGGCGGTACCGCGTCGTGCAGCAGCCTCACCTACGACGAGTTCGGCAAGCTCGACGTCTCGTGGAACGGCGGCGGCACGGCGGCCTCGCGACTGCGCGACTGGCTCGACCCCGCCGGCACCGGCGTCGTGGCCGAGGACGGGATCGACGCCGCCGCGTGCCGCATCCCGCAGCCCAAGCTCGGCTACCAGTCACACGTCGTCGACGACGCCCAGGGGAACGGGAACGGCGTCGTCGAGCCCGGCGAAACCGTCGTCCTCCAGGTCACCGCGGAGAACTCGGGCACCCTCGGGGCCTCCGCGGTCGCGGGGACCCTCACGACGACGCAGGCCCTCGTCGCGGTCGACGACGGATCGTCCTCGTGGCCCGACATCCCGTCCTCCCAGTCGCGCCCGTCGAACGCCCCGCACTTCACGCTCCGGCTCGACCCGTCCTTCTCCTGCGGCGACTCGATTCCGCTGAAGCTCGACTTCACCGCGACCGAGACGCCGGGGGCCTGGACCTCGTCGTTCTCGATCCCCACCGGGACCGCCTCCGTCGCGACGACCTTCCAGGACGCCATGGAGTCCGGGGTCAACGGATGGACGAACCAGACCGTCTCCGGGACGATCGCCTGGACCCAGACGACCGCCGACGCAACGAGCCCCACGCACTCCTGGTTCGTGGCCGACCCGACGACCGCCCAGGAGGCGCGCCTGCTCATGCCCTCGCTCGCGGCGCTTCCCGCGAACTCGGTCCTCCGCTTCAAGC is part of the Candidatus Polarisedimenticolaceae bacterium genome and harbors:
- a CDS encoding trypsin-like peptidase domain-containing protein, translating into MRFRRLLVWTGLAVVSLSAWGGPSPLESTPIHRLPPVDVATLLAEDAARSGKDVPPRAGFPMKTDLEPTRAAKLEILENGERLWRFRVRSDGAMWLVLGFGTFRLQPGARLTVHDPGLRTIHGPYDASDQRSHGQLWVPPVPGDTAVVEVRWPHPPKDAIQPNLHLGTVLHGYRSVFGIGDPTDPIEPDSGACNVDPNCPLGANWQDEKRGVVNLLDSGGGYCSGSLITNTARDCRNYVLTANHCLSSQSSAAGTIFQFNYERPQCGSGVAPTNQQVSGAFLRATYSASDMTLLEIDEEIPEAYGAYYNGWSRSTTAPTESWCIHHPNNDEKAITYNDDPLIDGQNWGPDHWRISQWEQGTTEPGSSGSPLFDQSSRIVGQLHGGTASCSSLTYDEFGKLDVSWNGGGTAASRLRDWLDPAGTGVVAEDGIDAAACRIPQPKLGYQSHVVDDAQGNGNGVVEPGETVVLQVTAENSGTLGASAVAGTLTTTQALVAVDDGSSSWPDIPSSQSRPSNAPHFTLRLDPSFSCGDSIPLKLDFTATETPGAWTSSFSIPTGTASVATTFQDAMESGVNGWTNQTVSGTIAWTQTTADATSPTHSWFVADPTTAQEARLLMPSLAALPANSVLRFKHRYNTEANYDGGVLEYTTNGGTNWIDAAPLLTSNGYVATLNSGSALAGRSAWAGDSGGWLEVHADLDSLAGQNVQFRWRFAADASIGDEGWYVDDVVISSTSYGCAPALVRPGEAQAFTMAKEAGSFRLDWAAPASGGSPASYGLYRTTLGAPVSAQCEADLGNATTALLATLTDDRGFLVVARNAAGEGSYGSDSAGVERSPASAPCP